In bacterium, the genomic stretch GTGATCGGTAAGCCAATCCGTAAGCTCTATTGCTGCCAGTGGCAAGCATGGCCACTCCGTACAGTAATACAGGTTGCTCGGTACCGCCGATCCACAAGTAAGCTTGCCGATCCTCTCCCTTAATCGCTGGTCCGAGTCCTCAAGCGCCAGGTAGAGCACGTCGGCTTGTGGTACATCTACGGAGCTTAACACTTTGCCCCCATAGGCCACACCGAGTCCCCAATGCAAAGACAGCCAGCTCTTGCCAACCTTGGGTTTGCCCGCCAGTATGGTAAGGCCCTGTGGCAACAAGCCAGGTATGATCCATTGGATCGGTGGTATATCCCGCTGCATCAACTCCGCTACGCTTGCTGGTTGTGGCCTGCTCGGTGTTACTGGTTTGGCTTGCTGCTCTGGCTGAGCCTGCTTACCTCTGCTTGCTGCTGTGGCCAGCAATATGGTCCGCTTACCATATGTCCGGCCCTGGTCATCGGGGTAATTGTCCCATTTGTTGGCGATGCCTGGCCATGCCGGAGCCTGTCGGATAAGCTGATCGATCCGGTCAGCATCTATACCCAGTCCGGCCATAATACGGCATAGGCCAATATCCCAATCCGGCACCTGCCCTTGCAGGTAATCCTTACCAGATCTGCCTTGGTACTTGGCTGAGGCTATTGCCTCGATTGCTTGTTGCTTATCAACCTGCTCTGCCATTAGTCTGCTCTCCGTATCTTGATCTTGCGAAAACCAACAAACAGTGATACAACTAAAAAAACGGGGCACACCCGTATAACGGGGCATGATACCGCCCTACATACTGGTATCACAGCTAAGGGATCGAGACGGTTATCTTTGCGGGATGGTCGTTTCGATCCCTTAAGTTTTTTGGAGCATAATTTGTTTATTTTTTTGAAGCAAACAAAATATGACGACTACCTGATTATTCTGAGTAGTCATGACTACCTCAAATCAAAGGTAGTCATCTTTTCCTTTCCTTTACCTGCCCATATTCCCCCGGAAAGATATTTTTCCCAACATTTTCAATGATATCTCTTGCATTGTCTCTTTCTCGCTGCCACACTTTGAGATGAATACTTTTATGGATTCCGTTATCAGCATTAACTCTTTGTATAACATCTTTCCAGTTGAGCTTTTCAACTTCTCTCAGGTGATAGACTTCCAGGTATCGCCGAAGGTTTTTGAGATCGCTTTCAGATAGCCTTTTGCTTGGCAAGGGAAAACGGGGATGTTTTTTGATGGGATTTATCTTAAGCTCTTCTTGTTTCTTGCTTATAATCAACCTAATTTGTTCCATCAGGTCATCTATGGGCACATTCAGAGGAATTCCAATGGTAAAGAAATTAGGGTCTCGCAGAATTTTTGAGAATTCCGGGAAGAATGTCGGCAGGTTCGGAAAGGGGAGAATATCTTTAGGTGGCTGATATCGATACATCCGCTGCTGAATATCACAAAGCTTTTCCTCCCATGAGAGGTTATGAACATCTCCCCAGTCCCAAAAAACGAGGGTGAGGTTTTTGACTTGATTAAATCCAAGATTCTCGATCTGACGCATAAACAATGATTCATGTTCATGGTCAATTAATTTTGTAGACTCCCTCACGACATAGCATATTTTTTCATAATCCTTGTTTAGCTTCAGGTACTCATACCATAGGCGATAAGCCTCTTGATTTTCTATTGTTCCTGTTAAAAGGGAGTGTAGTAAATTCATTCCTGCATCCTCTCTGCATTCAGTAAATGTTATGCTGCCCGGCCTCCTAGATGCAGACAAAGAGCCTTGTCGGTGAGTTCATGACGCTTACCCAAGGGCAGCGTTTATCTGAAGATTCTCCGCAACATCCTTCCTGTCACCTTACCGGCCATCCTCCGCCCGATCCTTCGGCCCACCTTCCCGCGCCGGACCGCCTGGAAGTCTCCAAGTATTCTGGCTAATGAGTAGAGAAATGAGCGAAATTTATTGATTGTCATGACTTGCCTTTCCTTTGCTCGACTTCGGCCCTGAGCCGGTCACATTCCGCCTTGGCCTGCTCAAGTGCCTTATCCTTTGCCTGTAATTCTTCTTTATATTCAGTTATTTTTTCACTCGTCATATTGGTGTCATATCTGTGTTATAGTCGTGTCATATAAATACCCCCGGCCAGGATCACCGTAAACCTGGCCAGGGGTGAACGTCAATTAAGCCCCAAGGAGAAGGCTGTCATCTCTCCCCTGGTCGATCATGGGCAAGCCCTCCCACCGTCAGGCATACGGGATCGAGCCAGCTTGAATATTGCCCCTTCCCTTGAGTTTAGATACTGCTGTATGACCAGGATTGCCCCCCGCGCCTCTCCGATCTCGCAGAGTTCAGCAAGCTCTGGAGTTGTCAGGTAAGCGGTAATGTCAGGCTCTTTTTTCCTGGGAATGGAAACGTTTTCTGGTACATCTGAAGGATGGTGATTCATATTCCCTCCTCGTGGAGGGTCCCTCTGTGGTAAGATACAATCAACCGTACATGGAGGGACCGCGTTAAACCATGTGCGGCCAGGTCCTGGAATGGTGCTGTAACACCTTCCGGGACCGCTTCTATTTCATCAGGGTAAGCAAAGTGAAAATAGCTGCTGTATAGGCAATCAAAAGACCGGCAACCCAACTGACAACCCACTTGACCGTGCTGGATTTTGCTTGCTCGATCTCCGATCTGACCTTCTCTATTTCCAGCTTGACCGATTCAATCTCTTTGGTCAGCTTAAGCTCGGTTTCCCGGATATCCCCTTTTACTTCCCGGATATCCTCTTTCGTTGCCAATTCCCGCTTATGGTCACTTATCAGGGTTTCAATATCCCTTACCGCTGCCTGAGCTTTTTCCTTGCCGAAGGTCTCAGAGAAGATATCGAACAGTTCTATTGCCTCGATGCTCATCTTGTGGCCACCTTTGGTTCATTTTTAGGATATT encodes the following:
- a CDS encoding AAA family ATPase produces the protein MAEQVDKQQAIEAIASAKYQGRSGKDYLQGQVPDWDIGLCRIMAGLGIDADRIDQLIRQAPAWPGIANKWDNYPDDQGRTYGKRTILLATAASRGKQAQPEQQAKPVTPSRPQPASVAELMQRDIPPIQWIIPGLLPQGLTILAGKPKVGKSWLSLHWGLGVAYGGKVLSSVDVPQADVLYLALEDSDQRLRERIGKLTCGSAVPSNLYYCTEWPCLPLAAIELTDWLTDH